A section of the Humulus lupulus chromosome 2, drHumLupu1.1, whole genome shotgun sequence genome encodes:
- the LOC133819250 gene encoding stem-specific protein TSJT1: MLGVFSSSVVSPPDELVAAGSRTPSPKITATALVNRFIENNASAVSMQVGDQAQLAFTHHNESALQPRSFAVKDEIFCLFEGALDNLGSLRQQYGLAKSANEVVLVIEAYKALRDRAPYPANHVVGHLNGSFAFIVFDKSTSTLFVASDQFGKVPLYWGITADGYVAFADDAELLKGACGKSLASFPQGCFFSTTLGGLRSFENPKNKITAVPANDEEIWGAKYKVEGPAVLAATK, translated from the exons ATGTTGGGAGTTTTCAGCAGCTCGGTCGTTTCGCCGCCTGACGAGCTGGTGGCCGCCGGGAGCAGGACTCCCTCGCCTAAGATCACGGCGACGGCGCTGGTGAACCGGTTCATTGAGAACAACGCCTCCGCTGTGTCTATGCAAGTCGGTGACCAAGCCCAGCTCGCCTTCACTCATCACAATGAGTCTGCCTTGCAACCAAG GTCATTTGCTGTGAAGGATGAAATATTCTGCTTGTTCGAAGGAGCACTAGACAACCTGGGGAGTCTGAGACAGCAATATGGGCTTGCCAAGTCTGCAAATGAAGTGGTTTTGGTCATTGAGGCTTACAAGGCACTGCGTGATCGGGCACCATACCCTGCTAACCATGTAGTTGGCCACTTAAATGGAAGCTTTGCTTTCATAGTTTTTGACAAGTCCACCTCCACATTGTTTGTGGCTTCT GACCAATTTGGTAAGGTTCCTCTTTATTGGGGAATCACTGCGGATGGATATGTGGCTTTTGCTGACGACGCTGAATTGCTCAAGGGTGCTTGTGGCAAGTCACTTGCTTCATTCCCTCAAG GATGTTTCTTCTCTACAACTTTGGGAGGGCTGAGAAGTTTTGAGAATCCTAAGAACAAAATCACTGCTGTGCCTGCTAATGATGAAGAGATCTGGGGAGCAAAATATAAG GTGGAAGGGCCAGCAGTTCTTGCAGCCACAAAGTAG